TCTGGAGGCACAGCAACTCCCCCTTTCCTCCCCGAGGATGGAGCAGATAAAGGACTCTctttattatcataattatcGTGGTTGTTATTTTGGTGTGCGCTGGCAAAGTGTGTAAATAGGTGTGATGATTAAGAATGTCATGAAAAATGAGAGACGGGATCGCTCACGGGAGGGCCCAGCTCGGAATGGGGGAACCAGCAGCCTCCCCGCCCCACCAGGAACACAGGCGTGCAGCTAGCAACCTGGCGGGTTCCCCGAGGGGGGCAATGGCAGCCAGCTCCCAGCAGTCGCCCTCGGGGCGGGTCTGGAGGGGCAGGACTCTGACCCCAACTCCGGGAACCCCGCCCGGACCCCCGGCGGAGCTGGAGCACCCAGAGCTAGCGTGAGCCAGGCAGGTCTGTTCCACTGCAAatactgtaaaagaaataaaacgcCTCCGGCCCAGCCTCGGGGGTGCAAGCTCGGGAAGCTGCCCTTCGAGGTAGCCTCCGCAAAGCTGCCAGGCCCCGGGGTCTGAGCCTCGCAGGTGGCAACCGACCCTCTGAACTTTGCGCGGCGCGGACCCTGCGCTCCGGATCGGGCTCCGTGGCCAGCGCGCTCCGGCGGTGGCGCCCGCAGCCTGGTAGCGGCTAGCTCGGGAGGAGGGGCGGAGCTCCGCTgtcgccccgcccccgcccggcgcAGCCAATGGGCAGCGGCGCCCAGCCCCACGTGAGGCGAGCCCGGCCTGGCAGCAGGCAAAATGTGAATGAGAAAGAGGAGCGCGATTTAAAGGTGCTGGCGGCGCCCGCCGGAGACAAGTGCGCCGGCTTCGCGCGCTCCCCAGCGGCCTGCGGCGGGCAACGGACGGCGGGACAGACAAACGGACGCACGGAGCGCTGCTAGCCGGGGCCGAGGGCCGCAGACACAACGCGCGCGGGCTCCGACGGGCAGGCGGCGGGCGGCGGCTCCAGCGAACCCGCGGGGCCCGGGCGCCCTCTCCACTCGGGGCGCACAGCCTCACAGCGCGCTGCGCCCGCACCCGCGCCCGCCAGGCATGCAGCGGGCCCAGGACTGAGAGGCGGCGGCGCGTGCTCTCCCGGTCCCGCGCGGCCCCTGCCCGACGCTCCTGGAGGTGCTCCCGGTGTCCGGCGGGCTTCCCGGCGGCGGCGCGGGGACTTTTCGCCTCTAGCTGGCCTCTCCCGAGCGCGTCTATGAGCGCAGCGTTCCCGCCGTCGCTGATGATGATGCAGCGCCCGCTGGGGAGTAGCACCGCCTTCAGCATAGACTCGCTGATCGGCAGCCCGCCGCAGCCGAGCCCCGGCCATTTCGTCTACACCGGCTATCCCATGTTCATGCCCTACCGGCCGGTGGtgctgccgccgccaccgccgccgccgcccgcgctgCCTCAGGCCGCGCTGCAGCCCGCGCTGCCGCCCGCGCACCCACACCACCAGATCCCCAGCCTGCCCACCGGCTTCTGCTCCAGCCTGGCGCAGGGCATGGCGCTCACCTCTACGCTCATGGCTACGCTGCCCAGCGGCTTCTCCGCGTCGCCCCAGCACCAGGAGGCGGCCGCAGCCCGCAAGTTCGCGCCGCAGCCGTTGCCCGGCGGCGGCAACTTCGACAAGGCGGAGGCGCTGCAAGCTGACGCCGAGGATGGCAAAGCCTTCCTGGCCAAGGAAGGCTCGCTGCTCGCCTTCTCCGCGGCCGAGGCAGTGCAGGCGTCGCTCGGTGAGTCGGCGGCGCGCGCAGCCCGGACgcggggcggga
The nucleotide sequence above comes from Eulemur rufifrons isolate Redbay chromosome 1, OSU_ERuf_1, whole genome shotgun sequence. Encoded proteins:
- the GBX2 gene encoding homeobox protein GBX-2 isoform X2: MSAAFPPSLMMMQRPLGSSTAFSIDSLIGSPPQPSPGHFVYTGYPMFMPYRPVVLPPPPPPPPALPQAALQPALPPAHPHHQIPSLPTGFCSSLAQGMALTSTLMATLPSGFSASPQHQEAAAARKFAPQPLPGGGNFDKAEALQADAEDGKAFLAKEGSLLAFSAAEAVQASLGESAARAARTRGGRGGGGRGCPRARERRVKGGRRPEGQGGELLAGERCGLQLG
- the GBX2 gene encoding homeobox protein GBX-2 isoform X1; translation: MSAAFPPSLMMMQRPLGSSTAFSIDSLIGSPPQPSPGHFVYTGYPMFMPYRPVVLPPPPPPPPALPQAALQPALPPAHPHHQIPSLPTGFCSSLAQGMALTSTLMATLPSGFSASPQHQEAAAARKFAPQPLPGGGNFDKAEALQADAEDGKAFLAKEGSLLAFSAAEAVQASLVGAVRGQGKDESKVEDDPKGKEESFSLESDVDYSSDDNLTGQAAHKEEDPGHALEETPPSGSAAGSTTSTGKNRRRRTAFTSEQLLELEKEFHCKKYLSLTERSQIAHALKLSEVQVKIWFQNRRAKWKRVKAGNANSKTGEPSRNPKIVVPIPVHVSRFAIRSQHQQLEQARP